A genome region from Corallococcus exiguus includes the following:
- a CDS encoding glycoside hydrolase family 18 protein, with product MRRPPAGLRVLLTALLLGGVSQGAPPPKAASPTQPLVTWLYQDRLASPWEDLTWAGAHAMNTTVAGASGNHAITVTMGPWEALYFGHPGFDVSPDDTLVLKVNGGKDGANAAVRARVVIGSEQPVGVPLGPTCEGGAIPARKWTTCRVPLAKLLPEGRTRITGLWLQEDSGKTLPPLSFDDIRIEQGLRPVTLTLETPAVFLAPGATHAFRATVTNSPDTEMAWSVEPGNERGSISAAGVYTAPRKPGTYRVMVRSKADPSQVAQASVVVSASPAVKGPPGQGGKWVSGYYTGWNADDYPPEKVDFSALTHILVGRVTPKADGTLSTKFDNDRGPEIARTLSKRAHAAGRKALIMVGGSGEHDGWVGAASDANRAKFVRSLLKAMDDFGYDGLDLDWEPVEKEDRPKLLALVKALREARPKMLLTFPLHWINTNFPTDADPWFAELATYFDQMNLMSYEMIGAWDGWKSWHTSALKGEQGLHPTSIASSLDLWVKAGIPKAKLGIGIPFYGLAWRHITGPYQPFTNWSDYVGGDNSFTYKKILRFSKQGKYQWDEKAQASYVTFAPDKLVEDGTVTWISYDSPQAIAAKGAFVRQEGYGGTIIWTLNQGCTDAETGANPLLDAVKAAFLP from the coding sequence ATGCGACGACCTCCGGCTGGACTCCGGGTGCTGCTGACCGCGCTCCTGCTGGGCGGTGTTTCCCAGGGGGCTCCCCCTCCGAAAGCAGCGTCTCCCACGCAGCCCCTGGTGACGTGGCTCTATCAGGACCGATTGGCCTCGCCCTGGGAGGACCTGACGTGGGCCGGGGCGCACGCGATGAACACCACCGTGGCAGGGGCCTCGGGCAACCACGCCATCACCGTGACGATGGGGCCATGGGAGGCGCTGTACTTCGGCCATCCGGGCTTCGATGTGTCACCGGATGACACGCTGGTGCTGAAGGTGAACGGAGGGAAGGATGGCGCGAACGCGGCGGTGCGCGCGCGCGTCGTCATCGGCTCCGAGCAACCCGTGGGCGTGCCGCTGGGCCCCACTTGCGAGGGCGGCGCCATCCCGGCCCGGAAGTGGACGACCTGCCGCGTGCCCCTGGCGAAGCTGCTGCCTGAAGGCCGCACGCGCATCACGGGCCTGTGGCTCCAGGAGGACAGCGGCAAGACACTGCCGCCCCTCTCCTTCGACGACATCCGCATCGAGCAGGGCCTCCGGCCAGTGACCCTCACGCTCGAGACGCCCGCGGTCTTCCTGGCTCCGGGCGCCACGCACGCCTTCCGTGCCACCGTGACGAACAGCCCGGACACGGAGATGGCATGGAGCGTGGAGCCTGGAAACGAACGGGGCTCCATCAGCGCCGCTGGCGTCTACACCGCGCCTCGCAAGCCGGGCACGTACCGGGTGATGGTCCGGAGCAAGGCGGACCCGAGCCAGGTCGCCCAGGCCAGCGTGGTGGTGAGTGCATCCCCAGCCGTGAAGGGTCCGCCGGGCCAGGGTGGCAAGTGGGTGTCGGGCTACTACACGGGCTGGAACGCGGATGACTATCCGCCGGAGAAGGTGGACTTCAGCGCGCTCACGCACATCCTCGTGGGCCGCGTCACTCCGAAGGCGGACGGCACACTGAGCACGAAGTTCGACAACGACCGGGGGCCGGAGATCGCCCGCACGCTGTCGAAGCGCGCGCATGCGGCGGGCCGCAAGGCGCTCATCATGGTGGGCGGATCCGGTGAGCACGACGGCTGGGTGGGCGCCGCGTCCGACGCGAACCGCGCGAAGTTCGTCCGCTCGCTGCTGAAGGCGATGGACGACTTCGGCTACGACGGGCTGGATCTGGACTGGGAGCCCGTGGAGAAGGAGGACCGGCCGAAGCTGCTGGCCCTGGTGAAGGCCCTGCGCGAGGCGCGGCCGAAGATGCTTCTCACCTTCCCCCTCCACTGGATCAACACCAACTTCCCCACTGACGCAGACCCCTGGTTCGCGGAGCTGGCGACGTACTTCGACCAGATGAACCTGATGTCCTACGAGATGATTGGCGCGTGGGACGGCTGGAAGTCCTGGCACACGTCCGCGCTGAAGGGCGAACAGGGCCTGCATCCCACGTCCATCGCGTCCAGTCTGGACCTGTGGGTGAAGGCCGGCATCCCCAAGGCGAAGCTGGGCATCGGCATCCCCTTCTATGGCCTCGCGTGGCGCCACATCACCGGGCCCTATCAGCCCTTCACGAACTGGTCCGACTACGTGGGCGGGGACAACTCGTTCACCTACAAGAAGATCCTCCGCTTTTCGAAGCAGGGGAAGTACCAGTGGGACGAGAAGGCCCAGGCCAGTTACGTGACGTTCGCCCCGGACAAGCTCGTGGAGGACGGCACGGTGACGTGGATCTCCTACGACAGCCCGCAAGCCATCGCAGCCAAGGGCGCCTTCGTGAGGCAGGAGGGCTACGGCGGCACCATCATCTGGACGCTCAACCAGGGCTGCACGGACGCGGAGACCGGCGCCAACCCGCTGCTGGACGCGGTGAAGGCGGCCTTCCTCCCGTAG
- the thrS gene encoding threonine--tRNA ligase, with the protein MLDEQDHRALGQRLDLFHMQEEAPGMVFWHPRGLRLYRLLEDHVRQRMLEEGYREVRTPQLCSQPLWEQSGHWENFRQNMFCMVEGDRQLALKPVSCPGHIQIVQRMAPSHRDLPLRLGEFGLVHRSEPSGALHGLFRLRQFTQDDGHIFCAAEQVEAEVVRFVHSLKAFYAGFGFGDVQVAFSSRPAMRAGGDALWDQAEAWLQSAAKQAGLQYEDQPGEGAFYGPKLEFVLKDRLGRAWQCGTIQLDLVLPERFDLHYVGASGERLRPVMLHRALFGSLERFIGVLLEHHGGALPAWLAPEQVVVASVGAGAAAYAEGLAARLRQAGCRARADVRDESLSKKVLGSHEDGVPFLAVVGGREVESKGVRLRQRDGSQRDLPWDDAVAWLSSACQPAVVG; encoded by the coding sequence ATGCTTGATGAACAAGACCACCGCGCGCTGGGCCAGCGTCTGGACCTCTTCCACATGCAGGAGGAAGCCCCGGGCATGGTGTTCTGGCACCCACGCGGACTGAGGTTGTACCGGCTGCTGGAGGACCACGTCCGCCAGCGCATGCTCGAAGAGGGCTACCGCGAAGTCCGTACGCCGCAGCTGTGCTCCCAGCCACTCTGGGAGCAGAGCGGCCACTGGGAGAACTTCCGCCAGAACATGTTCTGCATGGTGGAAGGCGACCGGCAGCTGGCGTTGAAGCCGGTGAGCTGCCCGGGCCACATCCAGATCGTCCAGCGCATGGCGCCCAGCCACCGCGACCTGCCCCTGCGACTGGGGGAGTTCGGGCTGGTGCACCGCAGCGAGCCCAGCGGCGCGCTGCATGGGCTGTTCCGCCTGCGCCAGTTCACGCAGGACGACGGCCACATCTTCTGCGCGGCGGAGCAGGTGGAGGCGGAAGTGGTCCGCTTCGTGCACTCGCTCAAGGCGTTCTACGCGGGCTTCGGCTTCGGCGACGTGCAGGTGGCCTTCTCCAGCCGTCCGGCGATGCGTGCCGGCGGTGACGCGCTGTGGGACCAGGCGGAGGCGTGGCTCCAGTCCGCGGCGAAGCAGGCGGGCCTCCAGTACGAGGACCAGCCCGGCGAGGGCGCCTTCTACGGGCCCAAGCTGGAGTTCGTGCTGAAGGACCGGCTGGGCCGTGCGTGGCAGTGCGGCACGATCCAACTGGACCTGGTGCTGCCGGAGCGCTTCGACCTGCACTACGTCGGCGCATCCGGAGAGCGCCTGCGTCCGGTGATGCTTCACCGCGCGCTGTTCGGCAGCCTGGAGCGCTTCATCGGCGTGCTGCTGGAGCACCACGGGGGCGCGCTACCGGCGTGGCTCGCGCCCGAGCAGGTGGTGGTGGCCTCCGTGGGAGCGGGGGCCGCCGCGTACGCGGAGGGACTGGCTGCGCGGCTGCGGCAGGCCGGCTGCCGCGCGCGGGCGGACGTGCGGGACGAGTCGCTGTCGAAGAAGGTCCTGGGCTCGCACGAGGACGGCGTGCCGTTCCTCGCGGTGGTGGGTGGCCGCGAGGTGGAGTCAAAGGGTGTCCGCTTGCGCCAGCGCGACGGTTCCCAGCGCGACCTGCCCTGGGATGACGCCGTGGCGTGGCTGTCCTCCGCGTGCCAACCGGCCGTGGTGGGCTGA
- a CDS encoding FadR/GntR family transcriptional regulator gives MGMERRGLVAYVEAQIERDIALGRLHPSGQFGSEAKLARRYEVCRGTIREALRRLAARGLVVQRPGRKTRAVPLDESLTLENLGLALHDASNPDARWLLEGYFSLKRQVLVELLADCCARASDLDLDRLGSTCYQLQDAARWESGEVCAWAEFELLRHAARVAARPGHVLLVQSLQRAFLGGAAQLLPLMGGEALREWAFRAMAILNERDVQALQHELPALLKARDERVLNAFAPAPQSPASPEAPRAHEVAPVTHQDDALGTHLGIEEGDVGRPGPAIAQDEMLEAQPGIAEGDVGCFTSATEQDDAPEACPCFEEGGPGRLTSSVEQDDALEARLLVDARGPGCCVAPTAEALGVVPRPDGESFPLSQTVGRCCLQPSPCSCPVVRGESASVGM, from the coding sequence ATGGGGATGGAACGGCGAGGACTCGTGGCCTATGTGGAGGCGCAAATCGAGCGCGACATCGCGCTGGGGCGGCTGCACCCGAGCGGGCAATTCGGCTCCGAAGCGAAGCTGGCGCGCCGCTATGAGGTGTGCCGGGGCACCATCCGCGAGGCGCTGCGGCGGCTGGCGGCGCGAGGCCTGGTGGTGCAGCGCCCCGGACGCAAGACGCGCGCGGTGCCGCTGGATGAGTCGCTGACGCTGGAGAACCTGGGGCTGGCGCTGCATGACGCGAGCAACCCGGATGCCCGGTGGCTGCTGGAGGGCTACTTCAGCCTCAAGCGGCAGGTGCTGGTGGAGCTGCTGGCCGACTGCTGCGCGAGGGCCTCGGACCTCGACTTGGACCGGCTGGGGAGCACGTGCTACCAGCTCCAGGACGCGGCGCGCTGGGAGTCGGGGGAAGTCTGCGCGTGGGCGGAATTCGAGTTGCTGCGGCATGCGGCGCGGGTGGCGGCGCGTCCGGGGCACGTGCTCCTCGTTCAGTCCCTGCAGCGGGCCTTCCTGGGAGGAGCCGCCCAACTGCTGCCGCTCATGGGCGGAGAGGCGCTGCGTGAGTGGGCCTTCCGCGCGATGGCGATTCTGAACGAGCGCGACGTGCAGGCCCTTCAGCATGAGCTGCCAGCGCTGCTGAAGGCTCGCGATGAGCGCGTGCTGAATGCCTTCGCCCCCGCGCCCCAGTCACCTGCGTCCCCCGAGGCCCCACGCGCCCACGAGGTTGCACCAGTCACTCATCAGGACGACGCTTTGGGGACACACCTCGGCATCGAGGAGGGTGACGTCGGTCGGCCTGGGCCAGCCATCGCGCAGGACGAGATGCTGGAGGCACAACCCGGCATCGCGGAGGGGGACGTCGGTTGCTTTACGTCAGCCACCGAGCAAGACGATGCGCCGGAGGCATGTCCCTGCTTTGAAGAGGGCGGACCTGGCCGCCTGACGTCATCCGTTGAGCAGGACGATGCACTTGAGGCACGCCTCCTCGTGGATGCGCGTGGCCCCGGTTGCTGTGTCGCTCCAACCGCCGAGGCTCTTGGGGTTGTACCTCGCCCCGATGGAGAGTCCTTCCCCTTGAGCCAGACAGTGGGGCGCTGTTGCCTCCAGCCGTCCCCGTGTTCGTGCCCTGTGGTCAGAGGGGAAAGTGCGTCAGTAGGAATGTGA
- a CDS encoding OPT/YSL family transporter — MAHPAEPLPPEPSAPLSSVPEAVTPRFRFLPAVGTWKYHLLLASVAIFFLGPLGGVAASYMNFSLGFFVASQVLSGILGSVVTYGYGAEGKHGANYMQTMAASVASLCAMSVLIQSMVWLGMPQPPAWQLMLFVGCVGMFGVGVGMLYTPLLVDRLQLDYPSGYAVANILRALTDKRLLKASIAKLGGGTGLGILAAWLTEKVAAVAALSVSSSTVGAGMVVGSRITVPAMLMGITGYAITPYLRNIGWLGPSDPYRKIGFLISLAMICGAALVDLALLAVQAVDRIRGRAQAPADTEPAWKKVNVPRLIAWVVGWGAAVVVVATQVLHQPAGFIIFGLALSLLFVLINGIAYGISDNNPISSAFVMSVLLMSLLGLKDPLVGLMASSILLISTSVGCDMQQDRSTGWRLGTNRVVQFRYQVLGIFMGAVLCVVLARVFMGAYPVLSVNQLDHPDVKVGQWGSAMTYKFVGAIRDLGTLSAHKVTALLVGLSIGFTLEVIRKVVRRHPAYLRYVQGSRTGFGVGWAMDSLVLASPYATAFGGFIALPATIWFGAGGILTSLFNTVSKRFRREPAPGEAVLPEDMSTMSLVGGGLIAGESLFYLFVGLAGLLALLG; from the coding sequence ATGGCCCACCCCGCCGAGCCGCTCCCGCCGGAGCCTTCCGCCCCCCTGTCCTCCGTGCCCGAAGCCGTTACGCCGCGCTTCCGCTTCCTCCCCGCGGTGGGCACGTGGAAGTACCACCTGCTGCTCGCGTCGGTGGCCATCTTCTTCCTGGGCCCGCTGGGCGGTGTGGCCGCGTCGTACATGAACTTCAGCCTGGGCTTCTTCGTCGCCAGCCAGGTGCTGTCCGGCATCCTCGGCAGCGTCGTCACCTACGGCTACGGCGCGGAGGGCAAGCACGGCGCCAACTACATGCAGACGATGGCCGCGTCGGTGGCCTCGCTGTGCGCCATGTCCGTGCTGATCCAATCCATGGTGTGGCTGGGCATGCCCCAGCCGCCCGCGTGGCAGCTGATGCTCTTCGTGGGGTGCGTGGGCATGTTCGGCGTGGGCGTGGGCATGCTCTACACGCCGCTGCTCGTGGACCGGCTCCAGCTGGACTACCCGTCCGGCTACGCGGTGGCCAACATCCTGCGAGCGCTCACGGACAAGCGCCTGCTCAAGGCCTCCATCGCGAAGCTGGGCGGCGGCACCGGCCTGGGCATCCTGGCCGCGTGGCTCACGGAGAAGGTGGCCGCGGTCGCCGCGCTGAGCGTGAGCAGCTCCACGGTGGGCGCCGGCATGGTGGTGGGCAGCCGCATCACCGTGCCCGCCATGCTCATGGGAATCACCGGCTATGCCATCACGCCCTACCTGCGGAACATCGGGTGGTTGGGGCCGAGCGATCCGTACCGGAAGATTGGCTTCCTCATCTCGCTGGCGATGATCTGCGGCGCGGCGCTGGTGGACCTGGCGCTGCTCGCGGTGCAGGCGGTGGACCGCATCCGGGGCCGCGCGCAGGCTCCCGCGGACACCGAGCCCGCGTGGAAGAAGGTCAACGTGCCCCGGCTCATCGCCTGGGTGGTGGGCTGGGGCGCGGCCGTCGTCGTGGTGGCCACGCAGGTGCTGCACCAGCCCGCGGGCTTCATCATCTTCGGGCTCGCGCTGTCGCTCTTGTTCGTGCTCATCAATGGCATCGCCTACGGCATCAGCGACAACAACCCCATCTCCAGCGCCTTCGTGATGTCGGTGCTGCTGATGTCGCTCTTGGGCCTGAAGGATCCGCTGGTGGGGCTGATGGCGTCCTCCATCCTGCTCATCTCCACGTCGGTGGGCTGCGACATGCAGCAGGACCGCTCCACCGGGTGGCGCCTTGGAACCAACCGCGTGGTGCAGTTCCGCTACCAGGTGCTGGGCATCTTCATGGGCGCGGTGCTGTGCGTGGTGCTGGCGCGCGTGTTCATGGGCGCGTACCCGGTGCTGTCCGTCAACCAGTTGGATCACCCGGACGTGAAGGTGGGCCAGTGGGGCTCCGCGATGACGTACAAGTTCGTGGGCGCCATCCGCGACCTGGGCACGCTGTCGGCGCACAAGGTGACGGCGCTGCTCGTGGGCCTGTCCATCGGCTTCACGCTGGAGGTCATCCGCAAGGTGGTCCGCCGCCACCCCGCATACCTGCGCTACGTGCAGGGTTCGCGCACGGGGTTCGGCGTGGGCTGGGCGATGGACTCGCTGGTGCTGGCCAGCCCCTACGCGACCGCGTTCGGCGGCTTCATCGCGCTGCCGGCGACCATCTGGTTCGGCGCGGGCGGCATCCTCACGTCCCTCTTCAACACCGTGTCCAAGCGCTTCCGGCGCGAGCCCGCTCCGGGCGAGGCGGTGCTGCCGGAGGACATGAGCACCATGTCGCTGGTGGGCGGAGGCCTCATCGCGGGCGAGTCGCTCTTCTACCTCTTCGTGGGCCTCGCCGGCCTGCTGGCCCTCTTGGGCTGA
- the purL gene encoding phosphoribosylformylglycinamidine synthase, producing the protein MLTLRGAPALSEFRLAKLLVRCREQVPSVATLYSEFVHFADTSAALTQDEAERLGRLLEYGPHTAKRERTGTLLLVVPRPGTVSPWASKATDIAHHCGLTQVRRMERGIAFFLTGPGGRPLDANEAEGVQAVLHDRMTQAVLPRLEDAEVLFRTDSPRPLTRVDVLGGGRAALAKANGELGLALAEDEIDYLVARFTELQRNPTDVELMMFAQANSEHCRHKIFNASWTVDGEPRERSLFQAIKNTYAQSPSGVLSAYKDNAAVIEGFEVERFFPQGEGREWGTVREPAHIMMKVETHNHPTAISPYPGAATGAGGEIRDEGATGRGAKPKAGLTGFSVSHLRLPDYARPWEAPYGKPDRIVSALDIMVDGPLGGAAFNNEFGRPNLTGYFRSFEQHVPTPEGVEVRGYHKPIMLAGGLGNIRAGHVKKALLRAGDKLIVLGGPAMLIGLGGGAASSMAQGASAADLDFASVQRDNAEMERRCQEVIDQCWMLGDQNPLRSIHDVGAGGLSNALPELAHDNDLGGRLELREVPNDEPGMSPVEIWCNEAQERYVLGVAPEDLARFAALCERERAPFAVLGEATAEQVLTLTDRELGDTPIALPMDVLFGKAPRMHREFASRPLRHAPLSIPSDLKAAAHAVLSHPTVADKSFLITIGDRSVGGHTARDQMVGPWQVPVADCAVTLSSLMSNTGEAMALGERTPVALVDAAASARMAVGEALTNLAAARIEKLSDVKLSANWMAAAGSPGEDANLYAAVHAVGMELCPALGIAIPVGKDSMSMRTQWQEDGQKKAVTAPLSLIITAFAPVLDARVTLTPQPVDVAGDTRLLLLDVAKGRQRLGASVLAQVHQQVGPECPDVDDAAALKGFFSAVQELHAAGVLLAYHDRSDGGLWATLAEMAFAGHCGLDVDLAPLGGDAVAALFNEELGAVVQARASDVARVRDAFTRHGLGAHVHELGRPTSQQVVRVRHGGGELLAEETVALKRTWSRVSYEIQKLRDNPTCAEEEYAAKCDAQDPGLSPVLTFDPVVDVAAAYIAKGARPRVAVLREQGVNSQQEMAAAFTRAGFAAVDVHMSDLLSGRVSLKDFHGVMACGGFSYGDVLGAGGGWAKSILFNPRTRDAFSEFFARPDSFGLGACNGCQMFAQLRELIPGAEGWPRFVRNASEQFEARLGTVEIAPSPSLFYKGMEGSRMLIVVSHGEGRAEFANAEAAARFNASNLVTTRWVDNRGQVAAKYPANPNGSPHGIAGVTTKDGRFTITMPHPERVHRTVQHSWHPAEWGEDGPWMRMFRNARVTLG; encoded by the coding sequence ATGCTCACGCTGCGCGGGGCTCCGGCCCTCTCCGAATTCAGGCTCGCCAAGCTGCTCGTCCGTTGCCGGGAGCAGGTGCCGTCGGTGGCCACCCTCTACTCGGAGTTCGTGCACTTCGCGGACACGTCGGCGGCGCTGACTCAGGACGAGGCGGAGCGGCTGGGGCGCCTCCTGGAGTATGGTCCCCACACGGCGAAGCGCGAGCGCACGGGCACGCTGCTCCTGGTGGTGCCGCGTCCGGGCACGGTGTCGCCCTGGGCCTCCAAGGCTACGGACATCGCGCACCACTGTGGCCTCACGCAGGTGCGCCGCATGGAGCGCGGCATCGCGTTCTTCCTCACCGGCCCCGGTGGCCGGCCGCTGGACGCGAATGAGGCGGAGGGCGTGCAGGCAGTGCTGCACGACCGGATGACGCAGGCGGTGCTGCCCCGGCTGGAGGACGCGGAGGTGCTGTTCCGCACGGACTCGCCCCGGCCGCTCACGCGCGTGGACGTGCTGGGCGGAGGCCGCGCGGCGCTGGCGAAGGCCAACGGCGAGCTGGGCCTGGCGCTGGCGGAGGACGAAATCGACTACCTGGTGGCGCGCTTCACGGAGCTCCAGCGCAACCCCACCGACGTGGAGTTGATGATGTTCGCGCAGGCGAACAGCGAGCACTGCCGCCACAAAATCTTCAACGCGTCGTGGACGGTGGATGGCGAGCCGCGCGAGCGTTCGCTGTTCCAGGCCATCAAGAACACCTACGCCCAGAGCCCGAGCGGCGTGCTGTCCGCGTACAAGGACAACGCCGCCGTCATCGAGGGCTTCGAGGTGGAGCGCTTCTTCCCCCAGGGCGAAGGGCGCGAGTGGGGCACCGTGCGCGAGCCGGCCCACATCATGATGAAGGTGGAGACGCACAACCATCCCACCGCCATCTCGCCGTACCCGGGCGCGGCCACGGGCGCGGGCGGTGAAATCCGCGACGAGGGCGCCACCGGGCGCGGCGCGAAGCCCAAGGCGGGGCTCACCGGCTTCTCCGTCAGCCACCTGCGCCTGCCGGACTACGCGCGGCCGTGGGAGGCGCCCTACGGCAAGCCGGACCGCATCGTGTCCGCGCTGGACATCATGGTGGACGGCCCGCTGGGCGGCGCCGCGTTCAACAACGAGTTCGGCCGGCCCAACCTCACCGGCTACTTCCGCAGCTTCGAGCAGCACGTGCCCACGCCGGAGGGCGTGGAGGTGCGCGGCTACCACAAGCCCATCATGCTGGCGGGCGGCCTGGGCAATATCCGCGCGGGCCACGTGAAGAAGGCCCTGCTGCGCGCGGGCGACAAGCTCATCGTGCTGGGCGGCCCGGCGATGCTCATCGGTCTGGGCGGCGGTGCGGCGTCCTCCATGGCGCAGGGCGCGAGCGCGGCGGACCTCGATTTCGCCTCCGTGCAGCGGGACAACGCGGAGATGGAGCGCCGCTGCCAGGAGGTCATCGACCAGTGCTGGATGCTGGGCGACCAGAACCCCCTGCGCTCCATCCACGACGTGGGCGCGGGCGGCCTGTCCAACGCGCTGCCGGAGCTGGCGCACGACAACGACCTGGGCGGCCGGCTGGAGCTGCGGGAAGTGCCCAACGACGAGCCGGGCATGTCCCCGGTGGAAATCTGGTGCAACGAGGCGCAGGAGCGCTACGTGCTGGGCGTGGCGCCAGAGGACCTGGCGCGCTTCGCCGCGCTGTGCGAGCGCGAGCGCGCCCCCTTCGCCGTGCTGGGCGAAGCCACGGCGGAGCAGGTGCTCACGCTCACGGACCGCGAGCTGGGGGACACGCCCATCGCGCTGCCCATGGACGTCCTCTTCGGCAAGGCGCCGCGCATGCACCGCGAGTTCGCGTCGCGCCCCCTGAGGCACGCTCCGCTGAGCATCCCGTCCGATTTGAAGGCCGCGGCGCACGCGGTGCTGTCGCACCCGACGGTGGCGGACAAGTCGTTCCTCATCACCATTGGCGACCGCTCCGTGGGCGGACACACCGCGCGTGACCAGATGGTGGGGCCGTGGCAGGTGCCGGTGGCGGACTGCGCGGTGACGCTGTCGTCGCTGATGTCCAACACGGGCGAGGCGATGGCGCTCGGCGAGCGCACGCCGGTGGCGCTGGTGGACGCGGCGGCCTCCGCGCGCATGGCGGTGGGCGAGGCGCTCACCAACCTGGCGGCGGCGCGCATCGAGAAGCTGTCGGACGTGAAGCTCTCCGCGAACTGGATGGCGGCGGCGGGCAGCCCCGGCGAGGACGCGAACCTCTACGCCGCCGTGCACGCGGTGGGCATGGAGCTGTGCCCCGCGCTGGGCATCGCCATCCCGGTGGGCAAGGACTCCATGTCCATGCGCACGCAGTGGCAGGAGGACGGCCAGAAGAAGGCGGTGACGGCGCCCTTGTCGCTCATCATCACCGCGTTCGCTCCGGTGCTGGACGCGCGCGTCACGCTGACGCCGCAGCCGGTGGACGTGGCAGGGGACACTCGCCTGTTGCTGCTGGACGTGGCGAAGGGCCGGCAGCGGCTGGGCGCGTCCGTGCTGGCGCAGGTGCACCAGCAGGTGGGCCCGGAGTGCCCGGACGTGGATGACGCGGCGGCCCTGAAGGGCTTCTTCTCCGCGGTGCAGGAGCTCCATGCGGCGGGCGTGCTGCTCGCGTACCACGACCGTTCCGACGGCGGTCTCTGGGCCACGCTCGCGGAGATGGCCTTCGCGGGCCACTGCGGCCTGGACGTGGACCTGGCCCCGCTGGGTGGCGACGCGGTGGCGGCCCTCTTCAACGAGGAACTGGGCGCGGTGGTGCAGGCGCGCGCGTCCGACGTGGCGCGCGTGCGTGATGCCTTCACCCGCCACGGCCTGGGCGCGCACGTCCATGAGCTGGGGCGCCCCACGTCCCAGCAGGTGGTGCGCGTGCGGCACGGCGGCGGGGAGCTGCTCGCGGAGGAGACGGTGGCTCTCAAGCGCACCTGGTCCCGCGTGAGCTACGAAATCCAGAAGCTGCGCGACAACCCCACCTGCGCGGAGGAGGAATACGCCGCGAAGTGCGACGCGCAGGACCCGGGCCTGTCGCCGGTGCTCACGTTCGACCCGGTCGTGGACGTGGCGGCGGCGTACATCGCCAAGGGGGCCCGGCCGCGCGTGGCGGTGCTGCGAGAGCAGGGCGTCAACAGCCAGCAGGAGATGGCGGCGGCGTTCACCCGGGCGGGCTTCGCCGCGGTGGACGTGCACATGAGCGACCTGCTGTCGGGCCGCGTGTCGCTGAAGGACTTCCACGGCGTGATGGCGTGCGGCGGCTTCAGCTACGGCGACGTGCTGGGCGCGGGCGGCGGGTGGGCCAAATCCATCCTCTTCAACCCGCGCACGCGCGACGCCTTCTCGGAGTTCTTCGCGCGGCCGGACAGCTTCGGTCTGGGCGCGTGCAACGGCTGCCAGATGTTCGCGCAGCTGAGAGAACTCATCCCCGGCGCGGAAGGCTGGCCACGCTTCGTGCGCAACGCGTCCGAGCAGTTCGAGGCCCGCCTGGGCACTGTTGAAATCGCGCCGTCGCCGTCGCTCTTCTACAAGGGCATGGAGGGCAGCCGGATGCTCATCGTCGTGTCGCACGGTGAGGGGCGGGCGGAGTTCGCCAACGCGGAGGCCGCCGCGCGCTTCAACGCCTCCAACCTGGTGACGACGCGCTGGGTGGACAACCGGGGCCAGGTGGCGGCGAAGTACCCGGCCAACCCCAATGGCTCGCCGCACGGCATCGCGGGCGTCACCACGAAGGACGGGCGCTTCACCATCACCATGCCGCACCCGGAGCGGGTGCACCGCACCGTGCAGCACTCCTGGCACCCGGCGGAGTGGGGCGAGGACGGCCCCTGGATGCGCATGTTCCGCAACGCCCGCGTCACCCTGGGCTGA
- a CDS encoding CBS domain-containing protein yields MRISELMHRDVKTIDANECLRSAAERLDSASLGALPVTEHGQVVGLLTDSELSLCSTVHGHDPDVTTVREAMTAPLVTCSEDEPLEAGERLMEEHHLNRLVVVDADHHAVGLLRLDDVASESLTLLRPGEPLEYLSLYS; encoded by the coding sequence ATGCGGATTTCAGAGCTGATGCACAGAGACGTGAAGACCATCGACGCGAATGAATGCCTGCGCTCCGCCGCCGAGCGGTTGGACAGCGCCAGCCTGGGCGCGCTGCCCGTCACGGAGCACGGCCAGGTGGTGGGCCTGCTCACCGACTCGGAGCTCTCCTTGTGCTCCACCGTCCACGGGCACGACCCCGACGTCACCACCGTGCGGGAGGCGATGACGGCGCCGCTCGTTACCTGCTCGGAGGACGAGCCGCTGGAGGCCGGCGAGCGGCTGATGGAGGAGCATCACCTGAACCGGCTGGTGGTCGTGGACGCGGACCACCACGCGGTGGGGCTCCTCCGCCTGGACGACGTCGCCTCCGAGTCCCTCACGCTGCTGCGGCCTGGCGAGCCGCTGGAATACTTGAGCCTCTACTCCTGA
- the msrB gene encoding peptide-methionine (R)-S-oxide reductase MsrB encodes MADKLNLSNEEWRKRLTPEEFQVLRQHGTEYPGSGCFLGTKTPGTYVCAGCNNPLFKAGTKFESGTGWPSFTQTLSEDSVTEIRDVSHGMIRTEVRCARCDGHLGHVFPDGPPPTGLRYCMNSVAMKHVPEGSPIELVRA; translated from the coding sequence ATGGCGGACAAGCTCAATCTTTCCAACGAAGAATGGCGCAAGCGCCTCACCCCCGAGGAATTCCAGGTGCTGCGGCAGCACGGCACCGAGTACCCGGGGAGCGGCTGTTTCCTCGGCACCAAGACGCCGGGCACCTACGTGTGCGCGGGCTGCAACAACCCGCTGTTCAAGGCCGGGACGAAGTTCGAGTCCGGCACGGGCTGGCCGTCCTTCACCCAGACGCTGTCAGAGGACTCCGTCACGGAGATCCGCGACGTGTCGCACGGAATGATTCGCACCGAGGTCCGCTGCGCGCGCTGCGACGGCCACCTGGGTCACGTGTTCCCGGACGGCCCGCCGCCCACGGGGCTGCGCTACTGCATGAACTCCGTGGCGATGAAGCACGTCCCCGAAGGAAGCCCCATCGAGCTGGTCCGGGCCTGA